From a region of the Bradyrhizobium diazoefficiens genome:
- a CDS encoding TetR/AcrR family transcriptional regulator — protein sequence MKQRQEERGEAPVRRRILEAAFSAFRESGYAGTSTLEIATRAHVSKRELYALVGNKSELLAACISARAKRLQVPADLPVPRDRKTLEQALSSFGARLLSEISEPAVIGVFRLAIAEAVRAPEAARALDSIGRETSRSALRSIMDQARSAGLLDGEPSDLAEHFYGLLWGNLMVSLLLGVAVRPPSREITRRAHEATIAFLRLHLEPDDAAQSSDRTR from the coding sequence GTGAAGCAACGCCAGGAAGAGAGGGGAGAAGCGCCGGTTCGCCGACGCATCCTCGAGGCTGCGTTCTCGGCGTTCCGGGAATCTGGCTATGCGGGGACGAGCACGCTTGAGATCGCAACGCGCGCGCATGTTTCGAAGAGGGAGCTTTATGCGTTGGTCGGCAACAAGAGCGAATTGCTTGCCGCATGCATCAGCGCGCGTGCCAAGCGGCTGCAGGTGCCCGCCGACCTGCCCGTGCCGCGCGATCGAAAAACCCTGGAACAAGCGCTGAGCTCGTTCGGAGCCCGGCTTCTCAGCGAGATAAGCGAGCCCGCGGTGATCGGCGTGTTCCGACTCGCGATCGCAGAGGCGGTCCGCGCACCCGAGGCTGCGCGAGCTCTGGATTCGATCGGACGCGAGACCAGCCGGTCCGCCTTGCGGAGCATCATGGATCAGGCTCGGTCGGCCGGACTTCTCGACGGCGAACCGAGCGACCTGGCCGAGCATTTCTACGGGCTGCTATGGGGCAACCTGATGGTCAGCCTTCTGCTCGGCGTTGCCGTACGGCCTCCCTCTCGTGAGATCACGCGCCGCGCTCACGAAGCGACGATCGCCTTTCTCCGACTCCATCTCGAGCCGGACGATGCAGCGCAATCGTCTGACCGGACACGGTGA
- a CDS encoding M14 family metallopeptidase, protein MAGMESFSADYGQARTKFVEAAKAQDGDLQRIAHPARGPDGADLSMDIAWLGDRSASKVLVTISGVHGVEGFFGSGVQIEWLRRGENRRLSQDTAALLVHAVNPYGFAWLRRTNEDNVDLNRNWIDFDRPLPTNEPYEEIAEDLCPSDWTAETQATAGARLSSWRARHGERAFMQAVMGGQWRHADGLSYGGAAPSWSRKVLTDVLKSYLGAAARIAIVDFHTGLGPHGYAEPIVHRRRDDPGFGRTRSWIGAAATSMYGGGSISAEIFGDGLSAIQALFQNAVVDAVALECGVLPPDKVGAALRADNWLHAHGDPTGPETPGIKRLIREAFHSDSQMWQGMALGQGLAACRAALGGLSLPLD, encoded by the coding sequence ATGGCTGGCATGGAAAGCTTCAGCGCCGATTACGGCCAGGCTCGGACGAAATTCGTCGAAGCAGCGAAAGCTCAAGACGGGGACCTGCAGCGCATTGCGCACCCCGCACGCGGGCCGGATGGCGCCGATCTCTCGATGGACATTGCGTGGCTCGGCGACCGGTCGGCCAGCAAGGTGCTCGTGACCATCTCCGGCGTCCACGGCGTGGAGGGCTTTTTCGGTTCGGGCGTCCAGATCGAATGGTTACGCCGCGGCGAGAACCGGAGGCTGTCGCAGGACACCGCAGCGCTCCTGGTCCACGCCGTCAACCCTTACGGCTTCGCGTGGCTGCGGCGCACGAACGAGGACAACGTCGATCTCAATCGCAATTGGATCGATTTCGATCGCCCCTTGCCGACAAACGAGCCATACGAGGAGATCGCGGAGGATCTCTGTCCATCCGACTGGACCGCCGAGACGCAGGCGACGGCCGGCGCCCGGCTTTCAAGCTGGCGGGCGCGCCATGGCGAGCGCGCCTTCATGCAGGCGGTCATGGGAGGACAATGGCGCCACGCCGATGGTCTTTCCTACGGCGGAGCCGCGCCAAGTTGGTCCCGCAAGGTTCTGACGGACGTCCTGAAGTCCTACCTCGGCGCCGCCGCCCGCATTGCGATCGTCGACTTCCATACGGGGCTCGGCCCGCACGGCTACGCCGAGCCGATCGTTCACCGGCGGCGTGATGATCCTGGCTTCGGACGAACGAGATCATGGATCGGGGCGGCAGCGACCTCCATGTATGGCGGCGGTTCGATCTCCGCGGAGATCTTCGGCGATGGACTGAGCGCCATTCAAGCCCTGTTTCAAAACGCCGTTGTTGATGCAGTCGCTTTGGAATGCGGCGTGCTCCCACCCGACAAAGTCGGTGCCGCGCTTCGCGCGGATAACTGGCTCCATGCTCATGGCGACCCGACTGGCCCGGAAACCCCCGGCATCAAGAGGCTGATCCGCGAAGCCTTCCATAGCGACTCCCAGATGTGGCAAGGCATGGCGCTGGGCCAGGGCCTCGCCGCATGCCGAGCCGCCCTTGGCGGCTTGTCCTTGCCACTGGATTGA